The window CGTCTATACAGTAAAGCGATGCCGGACACAAGCGTCGGTTGACACAGAcgggtttattattatttacaggcATTGATGAGGAAACTCAGAAGGTGGTGAGGAACATAAACTCCAGACCTGAAAGAGTCACCGACTGATTTTCGTGCGACTGTGTCCAAATACTGTTTATGGGCTGTGGCCTGAGCGAGGCCAGAGGACGGGAGGTGCATCGGGACGTGCAGGGGCAATGTTGGGTGTCCACGAGGGCGGAGGACGTTTGAGGAATCATCACAcctggaagaagaaaacaattcAGTCATGCTCACGGCAACGTCGGCTCTTAACAGTGACTGTCTAGACTAGAACGCATCAGCGCACGTTAGCAACAACATCAACCAGAGGGCAACAGCGCCATCATGTTGAGGGGGCGGGGTTAGATTTACATTAGCTGCAGGACGTGACAGCGGTTGTCTGGCAACTGGATCGATCCacttggtttttaaaaaatactgaacatttatttcaacatttattaACCCGGTCATACTTTCAGCTGCAAATTTGACTCAAAAACCTAAAGCAGCATGTTTTGAGTGTAACCTGCAGCCTATTTTGAGCTGAGCGGCACCATAAAACGGCACTGTGCAAGCTCCAAGGCCTCTCCTCCATTTCCTAGACTAAAAAAAGCTCTGGAAGATCACACAGGTGTGCCCCAAATTCAGTCCTTGGTTTCTCTGCTACCATTCCTGCTGAGTTAACCAACaaattagtttaaaaaaaaagattttctcGAGCTTATTTTGGGTCTGGCTCCTGTAATAGTCCTACAGAGGTTCCTGGCGGTCAGAAAGCATTCAGCACGGCGACcacatcatcacaaccagctgCTCTTTCCATCTATTACACATTAGCACGGAAACTTAACTGGTAAATCTAAGTGTGGAAATAAAACGGGACCAATTAAACAGCTGTTAaagggctgcaggagcagcagtggaggagcaggaggaggatgaggaggggatGGAGTAGTAGAGGTTAGGATGCTGCAGCAAACAGCCTGGTCTCATCACTGACctgacaggacagagaggagaaaagccttcagagagcaGCAACCAGCTACGGCATCAACAAGTTCACATACTTAAGTCTGCCAGAGGCGGCCTTGCAGCAGCACAGCGGTCGGGGcttacaggacacacacacgtacgaCGGCGTGATCTCGCTTAGTGCGAAAACGCAACACCTCTTACTTCCTCATTTGGCCGGTTTGACAAAGCGTACCTTAGCGATGCTGCTagtcctcttttctttcacgTCTCTGGCTTTCTGAATGGCTTTCAGAACTTCCACCGTGTCCAGCTCCTTCTCCGTCGTCACCTGACCATCCAGACAAACCTGCAGTGACAAAcccaaggaaaaaaaagcacagctATCatctgatgtttaaaaaaaatcaatttaaacaTATTGTTCACAGTGTGATCACCACAATATGTGGTGGACAGTAATATCTGGACAGTAATATTGGTCCTGACATCATCAGGGATCACTCTTATGCTTTCAAAGCCTCGAGTGCATCGTTACTACTTGCACCAAAGCTGCTATGATCTAGCTTCTCCGTTAGCCTTTCAGTCAGTTAGCGGTGTGAGCCAGCAGCTAGCGATGGCATCACTTCCTCCGCTGGCCTCCGTTGTGTATTCATCCATATATCTACCCCCTagtgcaggggtcaccaacacagtgcccgcgggcaccaagtcgcccgcaacgagcacatgagtcgcccgcaagcctgttctaaaaatagcaaaactcgcaagtgaggtgCGTCTAAGAAGATTttttctaccgctattttttttaaatcacacctgcatttacatagatttcttaaaaataaataaaaatataaataaagtgaaggggaactctgacctagttcaaaggtcagtattgtgcgcatgaaagaaccttttgcgcttgtggagaataaactagcgggtagtgaagatggtgagtggagggcaattttctaccccaaaaacatggcaaaaagaagacagtaaatttatcattttcaaagtgaatgggagggaGAGTCaatttttactactgtgaaaggaaggtgtgtatgttgcatctgtggggcgactgtgatgacggcgaagcagcacaatgtggagcgacgcttcaccacgcgtcatgaaagctacaatgctaatgctaactacccaccgggaagcattcgACAGtagctaaaaagtgtgtttataaaatgtaacagattttgagcagaattgcagtagatttgttcagttaagatttattcaatatgaaagttaatttttttaaatgttgcataactttttaaacatggttcaacatagtttatgaattgttaaaatggtttagtttcttatggttgaaagggtctggtgaattttcttttctgatcaaatgtataAGTGATcgtctgaacaattgctgagattaataataataaagtgttgaatattgatcttttctgttgcccactctaagttattgatacacacacacaatttgtgtgtgtcaagcggtagcccttcacacgactcggtacccatgacgtagctcttggtttcaaaaaggttggtgacccctgcccTAGCGGCTCTGATGTCTGACAGGAGGGCTCATGTTGGGCAGAAGAAGGACCCGtccaaacaaaaacaggggggggagagatagctgtacctctgctgctctgtcccCGAACTGGGCCAAGACTTTGGTTCTGTAGTCTGGAATGATGCACATGGGGTTACTGGAAAGGTTGAGTTTCTCCAAACATGGCAGAGAGCCAATGTTCTTAATCCGGTCCAACTGCAAATACACATGTACAAATGAGTTCTGACAGATGTCCTCTCGTGTGCAGCGTGACCTGTACAGGGTGCTGGTGGAACCCTATTGACGTCTCGATATAAACAGGCAGTCAAAaacaccagcaccctaaaaacAAGTCAAAAAACCAGCCATTCACTGGGATTACCAGAGCCAGCTGGTTGTGGCTGAGATCCAGGTTGACCAGGGAGTAAAGCTTGGTGAGGCCGGCAAGATGATCCAGTTGGTTGCCAGACAGGTTCAGGGTCTTGATGTTGCCCAGGTGGGTGTGAGCAGATTCTAAGACCCGCAGGTTGTTATACGACAGGTCGACGTGGACCAGATTATACAGGTGCTGCAATCATACGAGCGGGACTTTATTAGCGGAGGTCATAGCGCCTGTGGGCACCTCACCCGTGGCTGACTCGTCATCGCGTACAACTATAGCAACATTTACAACAGCAAGACAGGCCGATTGGCCTCAAATGATACACCAACTGCATCTAcgtggttaccatggtaacagatTGTCCCAATGGAGCTAGAGCAGCCGGTCCTGAGTTTTAAAAACCTGCCCTCCTTCATCCCCACGGGCTCGTACCTGGAGGTTTTCCACAGACGACAGATGATTGTGGCTGAGGTCCAGAAACTCCACTTTCGGAATGACTTTCTGCAAcggagaaaaccacagaaaggCTTCAGCGAGGGAGCGGAACTCTCCCACATTATCCTGACTTCTATGACGGAACAGATGCAAATGATGgaagttaaaaacagagctatTGCCCTTCTTTTGACTGTGTGATGTTCTTAAATCGGAGTCTGGATGGTCGTTTGCTGCATAAAACACAGCGAAGGAAGAGGACGCGTCCCTCACCACGGATCTGTCAATGGCGCTGATGCTGTTGTGGCTCATGTCCAGCGTCGTTAGGGTGCTCCAAACGGGAATGACAGCCGTTATAGGGCAGTTGGACAATTCCCCCTCGGCCTCCCACTGGGAAAACTCAACTGCCTCTGGGACAAGTATTGActgcaggcagccagagcagatcaGCTGCTTAGAACACCAAACAAGACACCTCTAGTAGACGTAGGAGATGCTGTACCATCatggtttctgtgctgtggtggatGCTCAGAGTGGTCAAGCTTGGCCTCAAACACGACAGACCCTGAATCTGCTGACAGCTGCTCTCATTGATCTGAAGAGAGGGGAGACAAGTTACAAAATAGACAAGTTACAATATTGCTGTGTGTGAGactgattagattagattactCAGTATCATCTGATATTGAGTTGACAGTCTTAGCGTACCCTTTCAGCCTCTTTGCTGAGTAGCTCCTAATTGTGAGAAGCGGTCGTGTTTTTTAGCTAACGTGTTGTTTACACTGATCACAGCCTTGTTATTTTCCTGCCTCAAGCGTTCACCAGGAATCTCCACACGGACAAAAGGGGCTTTAATACGATCAGGACAGCATGAGCGGTGCAGATGGAGATATTTACCTCTATGTGATGAAGGGATTTAAAAAGAGACAGATCAAAGGGGAGACTGCTCTCGTGGATGTTGCTGGTTCCGACTGGAACTTTACTACCCAGAATCTGGtcaacagagacaaaaaaaaagggggaaacgtCAACATTTAACTTCTCGCAAAATCTCTACACAGAACAAACAGGTCTGACAGACGACGTGTGACCTTCAGGTATCGCAGTCGGCACATGAAGTCGAGAATGTGCCCCAGGTCCGTCTTGGCATCTCCGTTACAGCTTGTTGGCTTAGCAAAACGTAGCTGCTGGGAGACGGCGTGAAGCTGTAGCGGACGCACTATGAAAACTTTACCATCCTGGAGCAGCTTCTCCCCTGCAGCTCACACGCACATGACAGGGATGatgaaaacagacaggaagtaccCACACGGATGAACACAGCCTCCCTGGAATAAACTGGAGAGCGACGGGATGAAcggaagacagaaaagagacaaaCCTTTATAGAACAGCTCCTctgccagtgctgctgtgaTACCATCGAtttcctgaaacacacattttatgGGAGAGATCACATGAAGCACTGGTTAAAAGATTAGGACCAgtatttataaatgtaaatataacaTGGATAGCAAGCAAATGTCCATGCGTGTGACAAGGGCCATCATTCAGAtgtgaaaatacaaaagaaatcTATCGAAGACACACCTTCTGTAAGAGTTAAAGCTAACCGTCTACTCGAACCGCCCCGTTCGCAGCGTTTAATGAATATATGGCCTTAAAAACGCAACTTGCAATCACTTTTTATAGCTTCCTGGTGAGGATTCAGCAAGCCCATGTCTATTAGGAGCAGTACAGGGATGTGAAGCCACCTGAAGAGAGGCATACTCACATAGAAGTGAAAATGCAGGAATTTGGCGAGCAGCGTGGGCATGGCCTCTGTGAACTGCAGCAACAGAGTCTGCAGGTAGAGTTCCAGTTCCTTCTGCCGCAGCTCCACCAGACTCTTGGAGTTCTTCCCTAACATCTTCTTTGGAGGGAGCAGCCCTTGATCCACCTTCTCCTCAGCTTTTAACTAAAGGGAAACATCAAGACCAACTTTGACATTTAAAGGTGAGAAGGCAAAGTGCTGGAGCTGAATCCATGTCAACCTCAGACGGCTGCTGGGGACTTTCCCCAGCAATCCCTTCACGCCTCCTAGGCCAGTGTTGTAGATGTGTTCAGGATTTAGCATTGCAGTTTAATTATGGCCATCATAGCGATTATCGTTGGTCTCCAAGTCTAAAAGGATACTAGGGAAACCCGGCAGAGCGCTTAAGGTCATCCATGGAGGAAGACTCCCTTCATTAGTTACATATACATAAAACACGAGTAAAAGTCCAGTAAACATTCGGATTAAGGGGTTTAAGGAATATGGGAGAAAGCAGAGTAGCCAAAAACACTGTGAGAAGTGCACGAAAGGTTGGACCTTTGTCGTTTTAAGACGGAAAGTTCTGAGTCTGATGCTGAAATGAGACTTGCTCACCTTTTCGTGGAGGTCATGGAAGTCACTGTAGCGGTGTTTCACTCTCCACGTATGCTGTCCGTCTGTAACTTCTATGATATAAACCTGAAACACATATGATCCGGATTAGAAACCGCTGGGATTCCAGCCACATCTGGTATAGAAGGATGGTCCAGTGGTGACTCTGCAGCCAGATAATTCTGCTTCCACTCTAAAAGCTACAAAACTGAAATAAACCAAACAGATAGGCCATTTTCCCGACACCACAACAATAATAGCGACAGGATGGGAGCTGTTAGCTACAAGCTAAGGTAACCGTCGCTAAGCACCAGGGACAGGGACGCTTCTTACAGTGTAATTTTCCACCAGCTCCGATCCAACCACGCTGACTTTCTTCTCGCATACTCGCCCTGGATGTCGGAAGGACTCCATTCTTAGACCGAGACGATGAGAAAGGATCtttttgtgtttaatgtgtACATAATAAAAGTCTCCGGgggtttcctgtgcttcctgccGCCTAGCCGCCTCCAGCCGCCATGTTTGTTGTGGtcctgagcagagcagctgacTCATTTGACGGGTTCAAACTTTATTGACAGCGGTTCACAAACATTAACGTCACGCGCTGGTACGTTAGTTGTCAATAACGGACGGGACAAAATAAAGCTACAACAGTGATAGGGCGAAAAAGCAATGTGCTCTTTTTAGGTGTGTAataaaagaaaggaggaaaagtgaaaaagaagtgGGAATTATTTTATACTTATCAGCGGAAGTATGCAGCCCTGCGTTTTGTTTAatccattttaaatattaattgtGCTTTCACAGAACTCTGACTCAAACATTTCAGAAAGACTGTTTCTCCTCTGGGAGCTGGGTCACGGCCACCTTCGTAGGAATTTTAAAGATAAAAGGGAAATTAGATAAAGGCCTACAGTTTGCTGACATTTTAAGCAATGGTCTGATTATGGTAAGCTAagcaaaaatggaaataaagaagaaGTTCCAACCAGCACCCGTATCTGTGCATTTACAAGATATTTTCCTCATAAGTCAAtgaatttgtaaaaataaattttaGTACACACAATGACTTTAAAAACATGACACATGATGATAGGGATAAATAATGTTCCTGCAGTGAGCACTCTGTGTGGCCCCTACAGACTTAAGTCACTGACTTTCGGATCTTATTCGGTCTGATTtcttgcaaagaaaaaaaaatacttgaAAGCCAATGGAGCTGTAAATGGCAGAAGTCAGGCCCACTCTGGAACAGCCCAGGAGCCAGCCAGCATTGGGGGCCAGCTGGAGACCAGTGTCCTGAGCCAGACTAAGGCAACGGGAGATTCAGAACACAGATGAAACAgaacagggaggagaaggaggcacaTATGAGGGTGGTGAGAGGTTTGACAGCACAAGAAGACACATCCAAAGGACCGGCCTGGATGGAAGCTAAATACAAAGTGAGTATTAATCCAAGAAATAACCACAAATAATCATTACAGGTTTCATATTTTTCATAAAATGCATCATATGGATACGCCAACCAGGTCAAAAACCTTTAATTTCAATCTATGACACCAGGGGGGTCGTCTATCTTGACATAAATAGGATGAGCGGGGTGAGGTGTAAAGACTTTCCACTGAAGAATCTGACAAAATGTTGAAGATCCTGtgctcagcagcttcctgcttttATGCAgccttctgtttttttaaaaaccaacaacatTCCGTTTGACCTCAGATTTGCTTCTCTGTCAAAAAGGAAAATGCAGTCGTTCTGTTTTCACAGTTGTTTCTTTGCATTCCAGGAAACAGACCAAAACTGCAGCGTCACCGGATAAGGCCAGCTCTCGCCGGGATCGGCAGGAGGGCAAATCCTCCAAAAGCTCTTGTCAAGAGCAGATAAGGCTTTTTCCCACTTCTCCTCTCAGGCATGATTCAAGCTGTTATTTACTTGGGCTTTTAAACTCAATTGGATTATCATAAAATCTGATTATTAAGTAGCCAAATGAAAACTGGAGCAGCGGAGACAGAAGAATTGAAGAAAATTAAATTCCATTAACAGAACGATTTATACAATCAGAATCATATTCAACTGAGCTTCACTTCCCTCAAACTGCTGGTGAACATTCAGAAAGGTTGACTCTTCCCCTCGCCATCATAGAGGAAGTTGGAAAATTCTTGCTCTGGAAGTCTTATTCCATGATTCCAAATGAGGGTTAtaaagaaggactgtaccacacactcacacacactcctataTACGGTAAATTAGAATAGACAAAGGTGATTTTGTTCTGTGAAGCATTCAGAGAGGGATTAAATAAACCTGGTTGGTATGTGTATTGCTACAAAAGACTGCAACTTTTGGTTAATATTGGTAACTGTAGGCCACAACAGTCTCAGAAGAGAATGTTGAGTCAATCCATATTACTTTTTTGGATCCAGAATGAGGGATTTTTGTGCAGCTGAGCCGGCCACACGGCCACTACAGCCACCGTAGCCTTGCTGCTGGCACTCTCAGGAAGCAGTAGGTGGAGATGACCCCTGCTGGGAGGTGTCAGTCGCTCATGGAGCTTTCACTCTGTTCCAAAAAAGAACAAGACGACAGCAACAGCTCCCGCTTTTTGGGATCAACCTAACATTAAGAAAGGGTTACTGTCCATGATTTCAAAGTTGGAGCTTCAATTCTTTTTAGGTGCTTGtagttttcatgttttcagtctTCGTTGAGCTGCCGTTATTTGTGTGATTTAGTTATTGTTGTACACCATTTTGTGTTTGAGTCAGACTCCAttagagagagaaacaaagtcCAGAGAACACAGATGCTTTATTATCAACATCGCCTTCTTCTGTGATCCGTTGGATTTGTTTTCCACTGTGgattggactttttttttttttaaccatgctgctgctggtgttgttgCATCTGCAGGTTTCACTCCAAGAACAGGTAAGACACCTCCGGCCTCTTCTCATTTTTTCAAATGTGCTTTAGATTCAAAGAAACCTTTACATACATCAACGTTTGTCCTCAGACTGGTACTGCTGGACGGTGCGATGTCCCACAGTTGGAGACGTCCCACAGCCTCTGCACGTCCTGGGCTGCATGCACGGCAAGCAGCTGCCCTCGTGGCTCCAGCAGCGTGGGCACAGCTAACTGCAGGTAGGCACCAAAAGTCAAGGAATGTAAAGTTTACAACAGTGACAAACTTTACGAGCCCACTGTACAGGGACTTTTTACATTTTGCCACTGCTACACTGCACCACAAATCATCAAGTGTGAAATACCTGAACTCACCCGACTGTTTGCTAAGAACTGCAATTAAAGATGGTGTAAATTCGGTGCTGTCCTCGCCTCATGTTCCCAGTTATGTGGTCCAAATCGGCGGCAGAGAGATGGAGCTGGACGGGTGTCAGCACATCTGTGTGAGGAGTTATTTGAAGCCAGTATGCTGCCCACAACACTGGGGACCTCTGTGCCTTGGTAAGAACCACACGCTCACGTACATGTTCACCTGAATGTATACTCAACATCACTCTGAAATTTCCTAATGAGGCTTTTGGGCTGAAATTGGACTGTAGAAACCTTTACAAATAGCTGGATGTGATCCAAATAGGGATTTTTATAGGAGCCAACAGTCCCTCTAATAATATGCCTTTAGTGTAGATGGGTGAATGCAGATTTGAGAGGTTAAAGATGATTCAAAGGCCGTGCATGTAGCAAACTGTAGACCACTGGTAAAGCTGAACAAACAGAGTGCTAGTTTGTACAGATTTTATTAAAAAGAGCCCCTCAAATTCAGGATTagctcatttaaatgtaataatgttGAATATTTGACAGAGCCTGTCAGGGCGTGaatgcatcctggagagaaatGTCATTATGTTGGtcttggtttggtttttaaatggtCTCCCCCACTCTCCTAACATAATATCAGTTACTGACAGTTGAGGCGAGACCCCCCAATTTGAACTTGTCTGTGATTTGAGTTGCTTTAGGATTTATTAGGTGTGAGGGTTTGATGTGGAACTAATTCAGCCGTTATATTTGCCTGGC is drawn from Takifugu rubripes chromosome 19, fTakRub1.2, whole genome shotgun sequence and contains these coding sequences:
- the nisch gene encoding nischarin; the protein is MSQLLCSGPQQTWRLEAARRQEAQETPGDFYYVHIKHKKILSHRLGLRMESFRHPGRVCEKKVSVVGSELVENYTVYIIEVTDGQHTWRVKHRYSDFHDLHEKLKAEEKVDQGLLPPKKMLGKNSKSLVELRQKELELYLQTLLLQFTEAMPTLLAKFLHFHFYEIDGITAALAEELFYKGEKLLQDGKVFIVRPLQLHAVSQQLRFAKPTSCNGDAKTDLGHILDFMCRLRYLKILGSKVPVGTSNIHESSLPFDLSLFKSLHHIEINESSCQQIQGLSCLRPSLTTLSIHHSTETMMSILVPEAVEFSQWEAEGELSNCPITAVIPVWSTLTTLDMSHNSISAIDRSVKVIPKVEFLDLSHNHLSSVENLQHLYNLVHVDLSYNNLRVLESAHTHLGNIKTLNLSGNQLDHLAGLTKLYSLVNLDLSHNQLALLDRIKNIGSLPCLEKLNLSSNPMCIIPDYRTKVLAQFGDRAAEVCLDGQVTTEKELDTVEVLKAIQKARDVKEKRTSSIAKV